The following coding sequences lie in one Sporichthyaceae bacterium genomic window:
- a CDS encoding cupredoxin domain-containing protein, with the protein MYRISTIARRGALAGSFAAALALGLAACGSSSDNAAGASNDSSSVTTPSDTSATATPAPTTAPAAKLTIKSNAVAPGKLTVAPGEKVNITNSDKVVHELADSKNKLSTGNIKADGSGTLTAPDKAGTFKLVDPKHSATHLTLIVS; encoded by the coding sequence ATGTACCGCATCTCGACCATTGCCCGGCGGGGCGCACTCGCCGGTTCCTTCGCCGCCGCGCTGGCGCTCGGGTTGGCGGCCTGCGGCAGCTCGTCCGACAACGCTGCAGGGGCATCCAACGACAGCAGCTCGGTCACCACACCGTCCGACACCAGTGCGACTGCCACGCCCGCACCGACGACGGCACCGGCGGCCAAGCTGACGATCAAGTCCAACGCAGTGGCGCCAGGCAAGCTGACTGTCGCCCCTGGGGAGAAGGTGAACATCACCAACTCCGACAAGGTCGTCCACGAACTGGCCGACAGCAAGAACAAGCTCTCCACAGGCAACATCAAGGCTGACGGGTCCGGGACACTCACCGCGCCGGACAAGGCCGGCACGTTCAAGCTGGTCGACCCGAAGCACTCTGCCACGCACCTGACCCTGATCGTCAGCTGA
- a CDS encoding multicopper oxidase domain-containing protein, whose translation MPHARRSGRHARSGKPVRHVGATATRSGRRLSAATAVVVLTAAAVHGQFGSDPSMIVDHALVVHHPMADPTPTPNPMADGELPPRPIIGPDFSTVKNLGDGTKLAAWRVINNVKVFNLKVSQIDWQVSPGVTRKAMAINGGVPAPTIRVNQGERVRFIVQNDLPEATSIHWHGMDLPNPMDGVPGITQKEIAPGTTFTYEYTAISAGTHWYHSHMHGTQEGSGVYGAFEVVPLADDIASDRDYTLIFADGPLGFVINGKSFPGTTRMPARVGDRVRIRVVGAGPDLIHSIHLHSGFFQVVAQDGHRLPAPYEADTVVLGVGQTYDLIFVPTRVGAWMIHCHIFQHSESKRGMMGMVTFFDVYPANEAVAPAVPGTGDVTREREPAQ comes from the coding sequence ATGCCGCACGCACGACGATCCGGCCGACACGCTCGCTCCGGCAAGCCGGTCCGGCACGTCGGGGCCACGGCGACCCGGAGCGGCCGGCGCCTGTCCGCCGCCACCGCAGTCGTAGTCCTCACCGCCGCGGCCGTGCACGGCCAGTTCGGCTCCGACCCGTCCATGATTGTGGATCACGCCCTGGTCGTGCACCACCCGATGGCCGATCCCACACCGACGCCCAACCCGATGGCAGACGGCGAACTGCCCCCGCGCCCGATCATCGGTCCGGATTTCTCGACCGTGAAGAACCTCGGAGACGGCACCAAGCTGGCGGCCTGGCGCGTGATCAACAACGTCAAGGTCTTCAATCTGAAGGTCAGTCAGATTGACTGGCAGGTCTCCCCCGGGGTCACCCGCAAGGCGATGGCGATCAACGGCGGCGTCCCTGCCCCGACCATCCGCGTCAACCAGGGTGAGCGGGTGCGCTTCATCGTGCAGAACGACCTGCCCGAGGCGACCTCGATCCACTGGCACGGCATGGACCTGCCGAACCCGATGGACGGCGTGCCCGGCATCACCCAGAAGGAGATCGCCCCGGGCACCACGTTCACCTACGAGTACACGGCGATCAGTGCCGGGACCCACTGGTACCACTCGCACATGCACGGCACCCAGGAGGGCAGCGGCGTCTACGGCGCGTTCGAGGTCGTCCCGCTGGCCGACGACATCGCGTCCGACCGCGACTACACGTTGATCTTCGCCGACGGCCCGCTGGGATTCGTCATCAACGGCAAGTCGTTCCCGGGAACCACGCGGATGCCCGCCCGGGTCGGCGACCGGGTGCGGATCCGCGTGGTCGGCGCGGGGCCCGACCTGATCCACTCGATCCACCTGCACTCCGGGTTCTTCCAGGTGGTCGCGCAGGACGGGCACCGGCTACCGGCGCCCTACGAGGCCGACACTGTCGTGCTCGGGGTGGGCCAGACCTACGACCTGATCTTCGTGCCCACCCGGGTCGGCGCGTGGATGATCCACTGCCACATCTTCCAACACTCCGAGAGCAAGCGCGGCATGATGGGGATGGTCACGTTCTTCGACGTCTATCCGGCCAACGAAGCCGTCGCACCGGCCGTCCCCGGTACCGGCGACGTGACCCGGGAGCGAGAGCCCGCCCAGTGA
- a CDS encoding DUF4265 domain-containing protein, with protein sequence MTRRAGLSWVAHLAPAWRDRADLTVLAELPATGFPALWEELPVRHLRTNLFEVCAIPFFVRNVALGDVVVATACGADRHLLDCVAHRGGRRVFRVWFDRCPHLREEIQWELTGLGAVTEWFARSVLAVDAEDAAHAELIAHHLAQRERLGQLHHEDACA encoded by the coding sequence ATGACGCGCCGCGCCGGCCTCAGCTGGGTCGCGCACCTCGCGCCCGCCTGGCGCGACCGGGCCGACCTCACGGTGCTGGCCGAGCTCCCCGCGACCGGGTTTCCGGCTCTCTGGGAGGAACTCCCGGTCCGACACCTGCGGACCAATCTGTTCGAGGTCTGCGCGATCCCGTTCTTCGTCCGCAACGTGGCGCTGGGCGACGTCGTCGTCGCCACGGCATGCGGTGCCGACCGCCACCTGCTCGACTGCGTCGCGCACCGCGGCGGACGTCGGGTGTTCCGGGTCTGGTTCGACCGCTGCCCGCACCTGCGCGAGGAAATCCAGTGGGAGCTGACCGGACTCGGCGCGGTCACCGAATGGTTCGCGCGCAGCGTGCTCGCCGTGGACGCGGAGGACGCCGCTCACGCCGAGCTGATCGCCCACCACCTCGCCCAGCGCGAGCGGCTCGGTCAGCTCCATCACGAGGACGCCTGCGCCTGA
- a CDS encoding DinB family protein — protein MSPTIPALLVEYDRARAYTDSLWRDLPATEVCWRPHEQSSAIGWHLGHQATVAHFMVRNLTAAEPSPDADLEPLMDSATPEAVRGELPDLARLAGFRATVAERVHARVGNIASRAVTAPAQMQLIGATLLIAVINHEYQHDQWISEVRCRDLGRALPPRPVSDALCELDGYLVVGAHA, from the coding sequence GTGAGCCCGACGATCCCCGCGCTGCTCGTGGAGTACGACCGGGCCCGCGCCTACACCGACTCGTTGTGGCGCGACCTGCCCGCCACCGAGGTCTGCTGGCGGCCGCACGAGCAGTCCAGCGCGATCGGGTGGCACCTGGGCCACCAGGCCACCGTCGCGCACTTCATGGTGCGCAACCTGACCGCCGCCGAACCCAGCCCGGACGCCGACCTGGAACCGCTCATGGACTCGGCCACCCCGGAGGCGGTCCGCGGCGAACTACCGGACCTGGCGCGGCTGGCCGGCTTCCGGGCGACCGTGGCCGAACGGGTTCATGCCCGGGTCGGCAACATCGCCTCCCGGGCGGTCACCGCGCCGGCGCAGATGCAACTCATCGGCGCCACTTTGCTGATCGCGGTGATCAACCACGAGTACCAGCACGACCAGTGGATCTCCGAGGTCCGCTGCCGGGACCTCGGCCGCGCTCTGCCGCCGCGGCCGGTCTCCGACGCGCTGTGCGAGCTCGACGGCTACCTCGTGGTCGGGGCGCACGCATGA
- a CDS encoding ABC transporter transmembrane domain-containing protein, with the protein MILATLLLICAAAADTIAILLFGYVVDHVLTDNGGLHAFWRPAAAWAGVTTLSTIVSWGGSMLTTLVGERFVLRLRTKLHSHLAAAAPDFLDSARLGDLLTRFSEDLEEVESLVVGAVIAGFTAAASVVMFSVSAIRLSPTLALLSLVLAPLLWAVTGGFSRRVGTVTRAERINHSRMMSVLEETLANTALTRSSGRGSDEAARLATEGRSFLKLNLRQARLTGAYAACTGLLEMFAVIGVLGVGAWQISHGKATVGALLAFSAYLGYLYPPLHSLAGLPLMAVGAQASAARVEELLVTAAPVADTGTLIPAGPGRLVFEGVTFAYRGRTRPVLDNFALAVEPGELVALTGPSGAGKSTVGKLTARDMDPTAGRITLDSSDLREYGLDALRASITVLAQETLLFDATLAANIGYARHGSTRAEIESAARSAGLGDLVASLPEGLDTRVGQRGRLLSGGQRQRVAIARAFLRDAPLLILDEPTTGLDHEGTTELLPALQRLAAGRTTLMVTHDQRLTYLADRVVCLDSTLRPAAADADLALPAVVVPRADRTPRVPEPVPSGFTRVLPRSRRVASLIGVGSLVLVGVASLTAMRQSPMPAAPTVAPPTSVAPPVVAATNTPTAAPRATPTATPSPTHRSTSTASRTMARTAAEIGP; encoded by the coding sequence ATGATCCTGGCGACTCTGTTGCTCATCTGCGCAGCCGCCGCGGACACGATCGCAATTCTGCTATTCGGTTATGTGGTCGACCACGTGCTGACCGACAACGGCGGCCTGCACGCCTTCTGGCGGCCCGCGGCGGCCTGGGCCGGCGTCACCACGTTGAGCACGATCGTCTCCTGGGGCGGTTCGATGCTCACCACGCTCGTCGGCGAGCGCTTCGTGCTGCGACTGCGGACCAAGCTGCACTCGCACCTGGCCGCGGCCGCGCCGGACTTCCTGGACTCCGCCCGACTGGGCGACCTGCTGACCCGGTTCAGCGAGGATCTCGAGGAGGTCGAGTCACTGGTCGTGGGGGCCGTCATCGCGGGCTTCACCGCGGCCGCCTCGGTGGTCATGTTCAGCGTCTCCGCGATCCGGCTCTCCCCCACCCTCGCCCTGCTCTCGCTGGTGCTCGCTCCGCTGCTGTGGGCCGTCACCGGCGGGTTCAGCCGCCGCGTCGGCACGGTCACCCGGGCCGAGCGGATCAACCACAGCCGGATGATGAGCGTGCTCGAGGAGACGCTGGCCAACACCGCGCTGACCCGCTCCAGCGGCCGCGGCTCCGATGAGGCCGCCCGGTTGGCCACCGAGGGGCGCAGCTTCCTGAAGCTCAACCTGCGGCAAGCTCGCCTGACCGGGGCCTACGCAGCCTGCACCGGCCTGTTGGAGATGTTCGCGGTGATCGGCGTGCTCGGCGTCGGTGCCTGGCAGATCTCCCACGGCAAGGCCACTGTCGGCGCGCTGCTGGCCTTCTCGGCCTATCTCGGCTACCTCTACCCACCGCTGCACTCGCTGGCCGGGCTGCCACTGATGGCCGTCGGCGCCCAGGCGTCCGCCGCCCGGGTCGAGGAACTGCTCGTGACCGCCGCGCCGGTTGCGGACACCGGGACCCTGATTCCGGCAGGCCCCGGCCGGTTGGTGTTCGAGGGCGTGACATTCGCCTACCGCGGCCGAACTCGGCCCGTGCTGGACAACTTCGCGCTGGCCGTCGAGCCCGGCGAACTGGTCGCGCTCACCGGTCCGAGCGGCGCCGGCAAGTCCACGGTGGGCAAGTTGACTGCCCGCGACATGGACCCGACGGCCGGCCGGATCACCCTGGACTCCTCCGACCTACGCGAGTACGGCCTGGACGCGTTGCGCGCCTCGATCACCGTGCTGGCCCAGGAAACCCTGCTGTTCGACGCCACCCTGGCCGCCAACATCGGCTACGCCCGCCACGGTTCGACCCGCGCCGAGATCGAGTCGGCAGCCCGCTCGGCGGGCCTGGGAGACCTGGTCGCGTCCCTGCCCGAAGGCCTGGACACCCGGGTCGGGCAGCGCGGCCGGCTGCTGTCCGGCGGACAGCGGCAGCGGGTCGCGATCGCCCGGGCCTTCCTGCGCGATGCCCCGCTGCTGATCCTCGACGAGCCCACGACCGGGCTGGACCACGAAGGCACCACCGAACTGCTGCCTGCGCTGCAGCGGCTGGCGGCCGGCCGGACCACGCTGATGGTCACCCACGACCAGCGGCTGACCTACCTTGCCGACCGGGTGGTGTGCCTGGACAGCACTCTGCGCCCCGCTGCGGCCGATGCGGACCTCGCCCTGCCGGCCGTGGTGGTCCCGCGGGCCGACCGAACCCCGCGGGTCCCGGAGCCGGTGCCTTCCGGTTTCACCCGGGTGCTGCCCCGCTCGCGCCGAGTGGCCTCCCTGATTGGCGTCGGCAGCCTCGTCCTGGTCGGCGTCGCCAGCCTGACCGCGATGCGGCAGAGCCCGATGCCGGCGGCCCCGACAGTCGCCCCGCCGACCTCGGTCGCGCCGCCGGTCGTCGCGGCCACCAACACCCCGACCGCGGCCCCGAGGGCGACGCCCACCGCCACGCCGTCGCCCACGCATCGCAGCACCTCGACCGCCTCGCGAACGATGGCAAGGACGGCCGCTGAGATCGGTCCGTGA
- a CDS encoding plastocyanin/azurin family copper-binding protein has translation MRSARTGRHRAKSGHPSVPTLAALTAAVLATGQASASAAIDDKPVPKVAPKMLQVFQKNLNFHPTEILIHQGDSVTWTNKESDETTHSVVQGNGTDINSPDIEPGQIFVWKFDSAGQWDIICRFHPDMFMTVDVADKNGKVPPSPPMVPVTPSLPANPTPPQGDVPGVTGVPVAHHRIHRIS, from the coding sequence ATGCGCTCAGCCCGCACCGGCAGGCACCGTGCCAAGTCGGGACACCCGTCCGTTCCCACGCTCGCCGCACTGACCGCGGCCGTGCTGGCCACCGGTCAGGCGTCGGCCTCCGCGGCGATCGACGACAAACCGGTCCCGAAGGTCGCCCCGAAGATGCTCCAGGTGTTCCAGAAGAACCTCAACTTCCACCCGACCGAGATCCTGATCCACCAGGGCGACTCGGTGACCTGGACGAACAAGGAATCCGACGAGACCACTCACAGCGTCGTGCAGGGCAACGGGACCGACATCAACTCCCCGGACATCGAACCGGGCCAGATTTTCGTGTGGAAGTTCGACAGCGCCGGGCAGTGGGACATCATCTGCCGGTTCCACCCCGACATGTTCATGACCGTGGATGTGGCCGACAAGAACGGCAAGGTGCCGCCCTCGCCGCCGATGGTTCCGGTCACGCCGTCGCTGCCGGCCAACCCGACGCCGCCGCAGGGAGACGTCCCCGGCGTCACCGGAGTGCCGGTCGCACACCATCGGATCCACCGGATTTCCTGA
- a CDS encoding VOC family protein, translated as MTLAVDDLPAAVRFYRDGLGWPTEGIVGDEYVDPVTGAGGAVAMFGLDGGVALCLYERSNLLADASLPPGPGGAPAVSLAIPALSPEEVDQMLAQAAVAGARLPAPAHMRPYGVYSGYFVDPDGHLWEVAANPDAPPVD; from the coding sequence GTGACACTCGCGGTCGACGACCTGCCCGCGGCCGTCCGCTTCTACCGCGACGGCCTGGGCTGGCCCACCGAGGGGATCGTCGGCGACGAGTACGTCGACCCGGTCACCGGTGCCGGCGGCGCGGTCGCGATGTTCGGGCTCGACGGCGGCGTCGCCCTGTGCCTCTACGAGCGGTCCAACCTGCTGGCCGACGCGAGCCTGCCGCCCGGGCCGGGCGGGGCGCCGGCGGTCAGCCTGGCGATCCCGGCCCTCTCACCGGAGGAGGTGGACCAGATGCTGGCGCAGGCCGCCGTGGCCGGTGCCCGCCTGCCCGCGCCGGCCCACATGCGGCCCTACGGGGTGTACTCGGGCTACTTCGTGGACCCGGACGGGCACCTCTGGGAGGTCGCCGCCAACCCGGACGCCCCGCCGGTGGACTAG
- a CDS encoding isoamylase early set domain-containing protein → MISYRQGVGSDTAVVSFVIEPAPEYSGGAIAVVGDFNGWDPSRHEFAPGDDGRWRVNVELHTGRHYAFRYVTESGHWFDEPDAHGHQDNGVGQADCILDLTGPTEPAPRPAGLDLNAIRARVQAATAGPWERHGCDVLAAGQPVLRGRDGDPIQRRQADLDAEFVAHARTDITTLLAALDATTGAPPTAERPEGRGAHSRPARGADSPAPARFQLRSGLDGARAMLNRQNP, encoded by the coding sequence TTGATCTCGTACCGGCAGGGCGTTGGGTCGGACACCGCGGTGGTCAGCTTCGTCATCGAACCCGCGCCTGAGTACTCCGGAGGTGCGATCGCGGTGGTCGGTGACTTCAACGGTTGGGACCCGAGTCGCCACGAGTTCGCGCCCGGCGACGACGGCCGATGGCGGGTCAACGTCGAACTGCACACCGGCCGTCACTACGCCTTCCGGTACGTGACCGAGAGCGGCCACTGGTTCGACGAGCCCGACGCCCACGGCCATCAGGACAACGGCGTCGGCCAGGCCGACTGCATCCTCGACCTGACCGGCCCCACCGAACCCGCCCCCCGCCCCGCGGGCCTCGACCTCAACGCGATCCGCGCACGTGTCCAGGCCGCCACCGCCGGCCCGTGGGAACGCCACGGCTGCGACGTGCTGGCCGCCGGCCAACCGGTGCTGCGCGGGCGCGACGGCGACCCGATTCAGCGCCGGCAGGCCGACCTAGACGCCGAGTTCGTGGCCCACGCCCGCACGGACATCACCACGTTGCTGGCGGCCCTCGACGCAACGACGGGCGCCCCGCCGACCGCTGAACGGCCCGAGGGGCGCGGCGCCCACTCACGCCCTGCTCGCGGGGCCGACAGCCCGGCGCCCGCCCGCTTCCAGCTGCGCTCGGGCCTGGACGGCGCGCGGGCGATGCTCAACCGGCAGAACCCCTGA
- a CDS encoding MmpS family transport accessory protein — MTQSRIAKRKPVAPLRRPRRLRYAAGLTVAVVVAGTALAWHPWSSGSAADTVYTTSTAKVTYEVLGSGTSPRIEFVNGPDNATDMARHQKLPWQKTLSIPVGLAGAVADMTAAYPDSGQPVRCRILVNGKVVRETLSSDGYSDAACSTVVPAAKKR; from the coding sequence ATGACGCAGTCGAGAATCGCCAAGCGGAAGCCGGTGGCACCGCTGCGTCGCCCGCGCAGGTTGCGGTATGCCGCGGGCCTGACCGTGGCCGTGGTGGTGGCCGGCACCGCGTTGGCCTGGCACCCCTGGTCGAGCGGGAGCGCCGCAGACACCGTGTACACGACCTCTACGGCGAAGGTGACCTACGAGGTCCTCGGCTCAGGGACCTCCCCGCGCATCGAGTTCGTCAACGGGCCGGACAACGCCACCGACATGGCCAGGCACCAGAAGTTGCCCTGGCAGAAGACTTTGTCCATACCGGTGGGCCTGGCCGGCGCTGTCGCCGACATGACTGCGGCCTACCCCGACTCCGGCCAACCGGTCCGCTGCCGGATCCTGGTCAACGGCAAGGTGGTTCGGGAGACGCTGAGCTCCGACGGATACTCCGACGCCGCCTGTTCGACGGTGGTGCCCGCCGCGAAGAAGCGATGA
- a CDS encoding copper oxidase, with the protein MVLTAACSLLTVSVVGGATAGVAATVGNSGGHTNQTLPSDFDPPVAFGPRAATFNLGDAQGSWYDTGMSISGTRSLAVAELPTADPGEVTGSGARTTSGRIVGGGFLTGKEAEAVMNPIAGLSKLNPSGKTLGQLGVDPDKLLNLSRTRSYVHQLLPANDPRNAKVDQLTHAFAKEMANVRADQPYHLAQSPSGAPMYTLLKQIRADYPQTLPVTVNFDVGMPMTDQAHTASALIWPAGAPGMPFDQAGAWKGTRTVQLSKPGLYAFGCKVHPYMLGAVVVTDPLVPGVDFGPKLQVKSRGLNVPSSADIIFQLVNKFFIITNPENWEHYSADHETQWSPSYAPAPIMTFDASGPALIPDLDSYMKSKFHLPKTLPAANLRPSTPGVGQVWFDTQMEKYAGKDKSGATTLMNAETWKIERKIAAPDIDMNNPHNIWTDKDEKYIYQTEWFSHWLDVFDKNTGALIRRFDVGPSPTHVMTRPDNDMLHVALGGGGAVMELLPGATGVSRRLMVGSPDEPIAHPHAHWMSGNSKYMATPNVNLYNASIVDIKKGTFRHDQTGEFPIATGMDPASTKAYMADFLGATISCISLEPNGKACKGDDGTMEHYKRMDMWDNYDPLTGPKGDWGGLPIQIAVSPDDSGGLQANTLTSTITVFDPKTDKITGSLPCDSGCHGVNFGAKKGGGYYAYVTSKFANVIRVIDIDPNHTGHPNDAKVVGLIPTQADSDTKTDDTVVDYAGMGGQGVIPIPIAYEGWVEHAPNNAINSELTCQQRHPLTFAKSCK; encoded by the coding sequence TTGGTACTGACTGCGGCGTGCAGCCTGCTGACCGTCAGCGTCGTCGGTGGAGCCACCGCCGGCGTCGCGGCCACAGTCGGCAACTCCGGTGGTCACACCAACCAAACCCTCCCGTCCGACTTCGACCCCCCGGTCGCGTTCGGACCACGGGCAGCCACCTTCAACCTCGGCGACGCCCAGGGCTCCTGGTACGACACCGGGATGTCCATCTCAGGCACACGGTCGTTGGCCGTGGCCGAACTGCCTACGGCCGATCCCGGTGAAGTAACCGGCTCGGGTGCGCGGACCACCAGTGGCCGGATCGTCGGCGGTGGATTCCTTACTGGCAAGGAAGCCGAAGCGGTGATGAACCCGATCGCCGGGCTGTCCAAGTTGAACCCGAGCGGGAAGACGCTGGGCCAGCTGGGCGTCGATCCCGACAAGTTGCTGAACCTGAGCCGTACCCGCAGCTACGTGCATCAGCTGTTGCCGGCCAACGATCCGCGTAACGCCAAGGTCGACCAGTTGACTCACGCGTTCGCCAAGGAGATGGCGAACGTCCGGGCCGACCAGCCTTACCACCTGGCCCAGAGCCCGAGCGGCGCACCGATGTACACACTGCTCAAGCAGATCCGCGCCGACTACCCGCAGACCTTGCCAGTGACGGTGAACTTCGACGTCGGCATGCCGATGACCGACCAGGCCCACACCGCCTCGGCGCTGATCTGGCCGGCCGGCGCGCCGGGCATGCCCTTCGACCAGGCCGGTGCCTGGAAGGGCACCCGCACGGTTCAGCTGAGCAAGCCCGGCCTGTACGCGTTCGGTTGCAAGGTCCACCCGTACATGCTCGGCGCGGTCGTCGTGACCGATCCGCTCGTGCCCGGTGTGGACTTCGGCCCGAAGCTGCAGGTCAAGAGCCGGGGGCTGAACGTGCCCTCCTCGGCCGACATCATCTTCCAGTTGGTGAACAAGTTCTTCATCATCACCAACCCGGAGAACTGGGAGCACTACAGCGCCGATCACGAGACCCAGTGGTCGCCGTCGTACGCCCCGGCGCCGATCATGACCTTCGACGCCTCCGGTCCGGCACTGATCCCGGACCTCGACTCGTACATGAAGAGCAAGTTCCACCTGCCCAAGACCCTGCCCGCGGCCAACTTGCGCCCGTCGACGCCGGGTGTCGGTCAGGTCTGGTTCGACACTCAGATGGAGAAGTACGCAGGTAAGGACAAGTCCGGCGCAACCACGCTGATGAACGCCGAGACCTGGAAGATCGAGCGCAAGATCGCCGCGCCCGACATCGACATGAACAACCCGCACAACATCTGGACCGACAAGGACGAGAAGTACATCTACCAGACCGAATGGTTCAGCCACTGGCTCGATGTCTTCGACAAGAACACCGGCGCACTGATCCGTCGTTTCGACGTCGGCCCTTCGCCGACGCACGTCATGACCCGGCCGGACAACGACATGCTGCACGTCGCGCTCGGCGGCGGCGGGGCGGTCATGGAACTGCTGCCCGGAGCGACCGGGGTCTCCCGCCGTCTGATGGTGGGTTCCCCGGACGAGCCGATCGCACACCCGCACGCGCACTGGATGTCCGGCAACTCCAAGTACATGGCCACGCCGAACGTCAACCTCTACAACGCCTCGATCGTCGACATCAAGAAGGGCACCTTCCGACACGACCAGACCGGCGAGTTCCCGATCGCCACCGGCATGGACCCGGCCAGCACCAAGGCCTACATGGCGGACTTCCTCGGGGCCACCATCTCCTGCATCTCGCTGGAGCCGAACGGCAAGGCGTGCAAGGGCGACGACGGCACGATGGAGCACTACAAGCGCATGGACATGTGGGACAACTACGACCCGCTGACCGGCCCGAAGGGTGACTGGGGCGGCCTGCCGATCCAGATCGCGGTTTCGCCGGACGACTCCGGTGGCCTGCAGGCCAACACGCTGACCTCGACGATCACGGTCTTCGACCCGAAGACCGACAAGATCACCGGGTCTCTCCCCTGCGACTCCGGTTGCCACGGAGTCAACTTCGGGGCCAAGAAGGGCGGCGGCTACTACGCCTACGTCACCAGCAAGTTCGCCAACGTGATCCGGGTCATCGACATCGACCCGAACCACACCGGTCACCCGAACGACGCCAAGGTCGTCGGTCTGATCCCGACCCAGGCGGACTCCGACACCAAGACCGACGACACCGTCGTCGACTACGCCGGCATGGGCGGCCAAGGGGTCATCCCGATCCCGATCGCCTACGAGGGCTGGGTCGAGCACGCCCCGAACAATGCGATCAACAGCGAGCTCACCTGCCAGCAGCGGCACCCGCTGACCTTCGCCAAGTCCTGCAAGTAA